A genome region from Scleropages formosus chromosome 6, fSclFor1.1, whole genome shotgun sequence includes the following:
- the tmem120b gene encoding transmembrane protein 120B isoform X2, which produces MSLQRCQAEWEEIEQEYQQLQSTSLAHDSSIIWEKSASNPGKGIYYLEQLVSVANETHKVYRHKLDELTNLQTICSNSISKLRKRLRELEENLYLCTKPSNQNEAEDIKSIWKKIKDKQHIFFDMEAYLPKKNGLYLNLVLGNVNVTLLSNQAKFAYKDEYEKFKLCVTVILLLGAITCKFLLNYRVIDEIFNFLLVWYYCTLTIRESILVTNGSRIKGWWVSHHYVSTFLSGVMLTWPDGLMYHMFRNQFLAFCIYQSFVQFLQYYYQSGCLYRLRALGERNQLDLTVEGFQSWMWRGLTFLLPFLFFGHFWQLYNAVTLFQLAGHRDCKEWQVFMLALMFLVLFLGNFLTTLKVVHHKFQKNKGREAKTE; this is translated from the exons TCTACCTCATTGGCTCATGACTCCAGCATCATCTGGGAAAAGTCTGCCTCAAACCCTGGAAAAGGTATCTATTACCTGGAGCAGTTGGTCTCTGTAGCAAAT GAAACTCACAAAGTTTACAGACATAAGCTGGATGAGCTCACAAACCTCCAGACAATTTGCAGCAATTCTATTAGCAAGCTGAGGAAAAGGCTGCGGGAACTGGAAGAAAATCTGTACTT GTGCACAAAACCAAGCAATCAGAATGAGGCAGAGGACATTAAatccatttggaaaaaaatcaaagacaaACAGCATATCTTCTTTGATATGGAAGCATATTTGCCAAAGAAAAATGG GTTGTACTTAAACCTGGTCCTGGGCAATGTGAATGTAACTCTTCTTAGTAACCAAGCTAA GTTTGCCTACAAAGATGAATATGAGAAGTTCAAGCTCTGTGTGACTGTCATTCTCCTGCTTGGTGCAATAACATGCAAGTTCTTGCTCAACTACAG AGTCATTGATGAAATTTTCAATTTCCTGTTAGTCTGGTATTACTGCACGTTGACAATACGGGAGAGCATTTTAGTCACCAATGGATCCAG AATTAAAGGATGGTGGGTCTCCCATCATTACGTCTCAACATTTCTGTCAGGTGTAATGCTGACATG gcCTGATGGATTAATGTACCACATGTTCCGGAACCAGTTTCTGGCCTTCTGCATTTATCAAA GCTTTGTACAGTTCCTGCAGTACTACTACCAAAGTGGCTGTCTCTACAGGTTACGAGCCTTAGGGGAGAGGAATCAGTTGGATCTGACTGTGG AGGGTTTTCAATCCTGGATGTGGAGGGGGCTCACTTTCCTCCTGCCCTTCCTCTTCTTTGGTCAT TTCTGGCAGCTCTACAATGCCGTGACTCTGTTTCAGCTGGCTGGTCATAGAGATTGCAAGGAGTGGCAG GTGTTCATGCTGGCACTGATGTTCCTCGTTCTCTTTCTTGGAAACTTCCTCACAACACTCAAAGTTGTTCACCACAAATTCCAGAAGAACAAGGGGAGAGAAGCCAAGACAGAGTGA
- the tmem120b gene encoding transmembrane protein 120B isoform X4, whose amino-acid sequence MSLQRCQAEWEEIEQEYQQLQETHKVYRHKLDELTNLQTICSNSISKLRKRLRELEENLYLCTKPSNQNEAEDIKSIWKKIKDKQHIFFDMEAYLPKKNGLYLNLVLGNVNVTLLSNQAKFAYKDEYEKFKLCVTVILLLGAITCKFLLNYRVIDEIFNFLLVWYYCTLTIRESILVTNGSRIKGWWVSHHYVSTFLSGVMLTWPDGLMYHMFRNQFLAFCIYQSFVQFLQYYYQSGCLYRLRALGERNQLDLTVEGFQSWMWRGLTFLLPFLFFGHFWQLYNAVTLFQLAGHRDCKEWQVFMLALMFLVLFLGNFLTTLKVVHHKFQKNKGREAKTE is encoded by the exons GAAACTCACAAAGTTTACAGACATAAGCTGGATGAGCTCACAAACCTCCAGACAATTTGCAGCAATTCTATTAGCAAGCTGAGGAAAAGGCTGCGGGAACTGGAAGAAAATCTGTACTT GTGCACAAAACCAAGCAATCAGAATGAGGCAGAGGACATTAAatccatttggaaaaaaatcaaagacaaACAGCATATCTTCTTTGATATGGAAGCATATTTGCCAAAGAAAAATGG GTTGTACTTAAACCTGGTCCTGGGCAATGTGAATGTAACTCTTCTTAGTAACCAAGCTAA GTTTGCCTACAAAGATGAATATGAGAAGTTCAAGCTCTGTGTGACTGTCATTCTCCTGCTTGGTGCAATAACATGCAAGTTCTTGCTCAACTACAG AGTCATTGATGAAATTTTCAATTTCCTGTTAGTCTGGTATTACTGCACGTTGACAATACGGGAGAGCATTTTAGTCACCAATGGATCCAG AATTAAAGGATGGTGGGTCTCCCATCATTACGTCTCAACATTTCTGTCAGGTGTAATGCTGACATG gcCTGATGGATTAATGTACCACATGTTCCGGAACCAGTTTCTGGCCTTCTGCATTTATCAAA GCTTTGTACAGTTCCTGCAGTACTACTACCAAAGTGGCTGTCTCTACAGGTTACGAGCCTTAGGGGAGAGGAATCAGTTGGATCTGACTGTGG AGGGTTTTCAATCCTGGATGTGGAGGGGGCTCACTTTCCTCCTGCCCTTCCTCTTCTTTGGTCAT TTCTGGCAGCTCTACAATGCCGTGACTCTGTTTCAGCTGGCTGGTCATAGAGATTGCAAGGAGTGGCAG GTGTTCATGCTGGCACTGATGTTCCTCGTTCTCTTTCTTGGAAACTTCCTCACAACACTCAAAGTTGTTCACCACAAATTCCAGAAGAACAAGGGGAGAGAAGCCAAGACAGAGTGA
- the tmem120b gene encoding transmembrane protein 120B isoform X3 — MEAYLPKKNGLYLNLVLGNVNVTLLSNQAKFAYKDEYEKFKLCVTVILLLGAITCKFLLNYRVIDEIFNFLLVWYYCTLTIRESILVTNGSRIKGWWVSHHYVSTFLSGVMLTWPDGLMYHMFRNQFLAFCIYQSFVQFLQYYYQSGCLYRLRALGERNQLDLTVEGFQSWMWRGLTFLLPFLFFGHFWQLYNAVTLFQLAGHRDCKEWQVFMLALMFLVLFLGNFLTTLKVVHHKFQKNKGREAKTE; from the exons ATGGAAGCATATTTGCCAAAGAAAAATGG GTTGTACTTAAACCTGGTCCTGGGCAATGTGAATGTAACTCTTCTTAGTAACCAAGCTAA GTTTGCCTACAAAGATGAATATGAGAAGTTCAAGCTCTGTGTGACTGTCATTCTCCTGCTTGGTGCAATAACATGCAAGTTCTTGCTCAACTACAG AGTCATTGATGAAATTTTCAATTTCCTGTTAGTCTGGTATTACTGCACGTTGACAATACGGGAGAGCATTTTAGTCACCAATGGATCCAG AATTAAAGGATGGTGGGTCTCCCATCATTACGTCTCAACATTTCTGTCAGGTGTAATGCTGACATG gcCTGATGGATTAATGTACCACATGTTCCGGAACCAGTTTCTGGCCTTCTGCATTTATCAAA GCTTTGTACAGTTCCTGCAGTACTACTACCAAAGTGGCTGTCTCTACAGGTTACGAGCCTTAGGGGAGAGGAATCAGTTGGATCTGACTGTGG AGGGTTTTCAATCCTGGATGTGGAGGGGGCTCACTTTCCTCCTGCCCTTCCTCTTCTTTGGTCAT TTCTGGCAGCTCTACAATGCCGTGACTCTGTTTCAGCTGGCTGGTCATAGAGATTGCAAGGAGTGGCAG GTGTTCATGCTGGCACTGATGTTCCTCGTTCTCTTTCTTGGAAACTTCCTCACAACACTCAAAGTTGTTCACCACAAATTCCAGAAGAACAAGGGGAGAGAAGCCAAGACAGAGTGA
- the tmem120b gene encoding transmembrane protein 120B isoform X1 has product MSLQRCQAEWEEIEQEYQQLQSTSLAHDSSIIWEKSASNPGKGIYYLEQLVSVANETHKVYRHKLDELTNLQTICSNSISKLRKRLRELEENLYLCTKPSNQNEAEDIKSIWKKIKDKQHIFFDMEAYLPKKNGLYLNLVLGNVNVTLLSNQAKFAYKDEYEKFKLCVTVILLLGAITCKFLLNYRVIDEIFNFLLVWYYCTLTIRESILVTNGSRIKGWWVSHHYVSTFLSGVMLTWLCTVPAVLLPKWLSLQVTSLRGEESVGSDCGGFSILDVEGAHFPPALPLLWSFLAALQCRDSVSAGWS; this is encoded by the exons TCTACCTCATTGGCTCATGACTCCAGCATCATCTGGGAAAAGTCTGCCTCAAACCCTGGAAAAGGTATCTATTACCTGGAGCAGTTGGTCTCTGTAGCAAAT GAAACTCACAAAGTTTACAGACATAAGCTGGATGAGCTCACAAACCTCCAGACAATTTGCAGCAATTCTATTAGCAAGCTGAGGAAAAGGCTGCGGGAACTGGAAGAAAATCTGTACTT GTGCACAAAACCAAGCAATCAGAATGAGGCAGAGGACATTAAatccatttggaaaaaaatcaaagacaaACAGCATATCTTCTTTGATATGGAAGCATATTTGCCAAAGAAAAATGG GTTGTACTTAAACCTGGTCCTGGGCAATGTGAATGTAACTCTTCTTAGTAACCAAGCTAA GTTTGCCTACAAAGATGAATATGAGAAGTTCAAGCTCTGTGTGACTGTCATTCTCCTGCTTGGTGCAATAACATGCAAGTTCTTGCTCAACTACAG AGTCATTGATGAAATTTTCAATTTCCTGTTAGTCTGGTATTACTGCACGTTGACAATACGGGAGAGCATTTTAGTCACCAATGGATCCAG AATTAAAGGATGGTGGGTCTCCCATCATTACGTCTCAACATTTCTGTCAGGTGTAATGCTGACATG GCTTTGTACAGTTCCTGCAGTACTACTACCAAAGTGGCTGTCTCTACAGGTTACGAGCCTTAGGGGAGAGGAATCAGTTGGATCTGACTGTGG AGGGTTTTCAATCCTGGATGTGGAGGGGGCTCACTTTCCTCCTGCCCTTCCTCTTCTTTGGTCAT TTCTGGCAGCTCTACAATGCCGTGACTCTGTTTCAGCTGGCTGGTCATAG